Proteins found in one Brachypodium distachyon strain Bd21 chromosome 5, Brachypodium_distachyon_v3.0, whole genome shotgun sequence genomic segment:
- the LOC100822926 gene encoding two-component response regulator ORR42 — MDFKTQGSSLKVLVIEDCEFQSWVLLAKLRRFSCQTTRAKNGREAVDLYLEGKKFDIILCDKEMPIMKGPEAIVKIRSMGSTMGSTEVKIVGMSADSNATEEFMSVGADMFVPKPMDFEVLEAIIKEVINKKNNGVV; from the exons ATGGATTTCAAAACCCAAGGATCCTCCCTGAAGGTACTGGTAATTGAGGATTGTGAATTTCAGAGTTGGGTTCTCCTGGCAAAGCTACGAAGGTTTAGCTGCCAGACAACTCGGGCAAAGAACGGTAGAGAAGCTGTGGATCTGTACCTTGAAGGCAAGAAATTCGATATTATTCTGTGTGACAAGGAGATGCCCATAATGAAAGGCCCAGAG GCAATAGTAAAGATCCGTTCTATGGGATCTACTATGGGATCTACTGAGGTGAAGATTGTTGGTATGTCTGCTGATTCTAATGCCACAGAGGAGTTCATGAGTGTTGGGGCAGATATGTTTGTGCCCAAGCCAATGGATTTTGAGGTCCTCGAGGCTATAATCAAGGAGGTCatcaacaagaagaacaatGGCGTGGTGTAA
- the LOC100823232 gene encoding uncharacterized protein LOC100823232 isoform X1, whose amino-acid sequence MRSAARHTLPLLVPTAYPSVSFFPCSQPRRFLLPLAHGLRHPCRGASSQPAAAAAAGEYLPPLFSVAPMMDWTDNHYRTLARLISKHAWLYTEMVVAETILHQKDKLDRFLAFPAEQHPIVLQIGGSNLDNLAKATELASAYSYDEINLNCGCPSGKVAGHGCFGAQLMYDPEFVGDAMSAIAANCDVPVSVKCRIGVDDRDSYEELCEFVDKIVSKSPTRHFIIHARKALLSGLSPAENRTIPPLKYEYYYALLRDFPEVHFTLNGGITTIAQVSESIRQGAHRAMVGRAAYNNPWNMLGHVDSEIYGMPTSCSSRRQILESYQIYGDSIIGQYGITRPNVRQLVKPLLHLFHSEPGNSLWKRKADSTLRHCKTLEQFLNETLDAIPDSVLDAPIFREASMEEGYFSHVDSSLPPRYTKLDNGICESPALVTASA is encoded by the exons ATGAGGTCCGCCGCGAGGCACACCCTGCCGTTGCTGGTGCCCACCGCCTACCCCAGCGTCAGCTTCTTCCCCTGCAGCCAGCCCCGGCGCTTCTTGCTGCCGCTCGCCCACGGCTTGCGGCATCCGTGCCGCGGCGCGAGCTctcagcctgctgctgctgctgctgccggggAGTACCTTCCTCCCTTGTTCAG CGTGGCGCCGATGATGGACTGGACGGACAACCACTACAGAACGCTCGCCCGGCTGATATCGAAGCACGCCTGGTTGTACACGGAGATGGTGGTGGCCGAGACCATTCTGCATCAGAAAGATAAATTG GATAGGTTTTTAGCATTTCCTGCTGAGCAACATCCTATTGTATTGCAAATTGGTGGAAGTAATCTTGACAATTTGGCGAAGGCAACTGAACTAGCAAGTGCTTATTCATATGATGAGATCAATCTGAA CTGTGGCTGCCCAAGCGGCAAAGTTGCTGGTCATGGTTGCTTCGGTGCTCAGTTAATGTATGATCCAGAG TTTGTAGGGGATGCTATGTCAGCTATTGCTGCCAATTGTGATGTCCCCGTCAGTGTTAAATGCAGAATTGGAGTTGATGATCGTGACTCGTATGAGGAGCTTT GTGAATTTGTAGATAAGATTGTTTCAAAGTCACCAACTAGGCATTTTATCATTCATGCTCGGAAGGCGTTGCTCAGTGGCCTCAGTCCTGCGGAGAATCGGACGATTCCTCCTTTGAA ATATGAGTACTACTATGCTTTGTTGCGGGACTTCCCAGAGGTACACTTTACACTAAATGGAGGCATAACGACCATTGCTCAA GTTAGTGAATCCATAAGACAAGGCGCACATCGAGCTATGGTTGGTCGTGCTGCTTACAATAA CCCATGGAATATGTTGGGGCACGTCGATAGTGAAATTTATGGCATGCCAACAAGTTGCTCTTCTCGTCGCCAG ATCCTTGAGAGCTACCAAATTTATGGTGATTCTATAATTGGACAGTATGGCATCACCAGGCCAAACGTGAGGCAACTTGTTAAG CCATTGTTACATTTGTTCCACTCAGAACCTGGCAACAGCTTGTGGAAACGTAAGGCTGATTCTACATTGCGTCATTGCAAA ACACTTGAACAGTTCTTGAATGAAACTCTTGATGCAATTCCGGATTCTGTCCTTGACGCACCAATATTCAGGGAGGCATCTATGGAGGAAGGATACTTCAGCCACGTGGATTCGTCGTTGCCACCAAGGTACACAAAACTGGACAATGGCATCTGTGAAAGCCCAGCACTCGTAACCGCATCCGCTTGA
- the LOC100823232 gene encoding uncharacterized protein LOC100823232 isoform X2 — protein MRSAARHTLPLLVPTAYPSVSFFPCSQPRRFLLPLAHGLRHPCRGASSQPAAAAAAGEYLPPLFSVAPMMDWTDNHYRTLARLISKHAWLYTEMVVAETILHQKDKLDRFLAFPAEQHPIVLQIGGSNLDNLAKATELASAYSYDEINLNCGCPSGKVAGHGCFGAQLMYDPEFVGDAMSAIAANCDVPVSVKCRIGVDDRDSYEELCEFVDKIVSKSPTRHFIIHARKALLSGLSPAENRTIPPLKYEYYYALLRDFPEVHFTLNGGITTIAQVSESIRQGAHRAMVGRAAYNNPWNMLGHVDSEIYGMPTSCSSRRQILESYQIYGDSIIGQYGITRPNVRQLVKPLLHLFHSEPGNSLWKRKADSTLRHCKGGIYGGRILQPRGFVVATKVHKTGQWHL, from the exons ATGAGGTCCGCCGCGAGGCACACCCTGCCGTTGCTGGTGCCCACCGCCTACCCCAGCGTCAGCTTCTTCCCCTGCAGCCAGCCCCGGCGCTTCTTGCTGCCGCTCGCCCACGGCTTGCGGCATCCGTGCCGCGGCGCGAGCTctcagcctgctgctgctgctgctgccggggAGTACCTTCCTCCCTTGTTCAG CGTGGCGCCGATGATGGACTGGACGGACAACCACTACAGAACGCTCGCCCGGCTGATATCGAAGCACGCCTGGTTGTACACGGAGATGGTGGTGGCCGAGACCATTCTGCATCAGAAAGATAAATTG GATAGGTTTTTAGCATTTCCTGCTGAGCAACATCCTATTGTATTGCAAATTGGTGGAAGTAATCTTGACAATTTGGCGAAGGCAACTGAACTAGCAAGTGCTTATTCATATGATGAGATCAATCTGAA CTGTGGCTGCCCAAGCGGCAAAGTTGCTGGTCATGGTTGCTTCGGTGCTCAGTTAATGTATGATCCAGAG TTTGTAGGGGATGCTATGTCAGCTATTGCTGCCAATTGTGATGTCCCCGTCAGTGTTAAATGCAGAATTGGAGTTGATGATCGTGACTCGTATGAGGAGCTTT GTGAATTTGTAGATAAGATTGTTTCAAAGTCACCAACTAGGCATTTTATCATTCATGCTCGGAAGGCGTTGCTCAGTGGCCTCAGTCCTGCGGAGAATCGGACGATTCCTCCTTTGAA ATATGAGTACTACTATGCTTTGTTGCGGGACTTCCCAGAGGTACACTTTACACTAAATGGAGGCATAACGACCATTGCTCAA GTTAGTGAATCCATAAGACAAGGCGCACATCGAGCTATGGTTGGTCGTGCTGCTTACAATAA CCCATGGAATATGTTGGGGCACGTCGATAGTGAAATTTATGGCATGCCAACAAGTTGCTCTTCTCGTCGCCAG ATCCTTGAGAGCTACCAAATTTATGGTGATTCTATAATTGGACAGTATGGCATCACCAGGCCAAACGTGAGGCAACTTGTTAAG CCATTGTTACATTTGTTCCACTCAGAACCTGGCAACAGCTTGTGGAAACGTAAGGCTGATTCTACATTGCGTCATTGCAAA GGAGGCATCTATGGAGGAAGGATACTTCAGCCACGTGGATTCGTCGTTGCCACCAAGGTACACAAAACTGGACAATGGCATCTGTGA